A region of Solea solea chromosome 7, fSolSol10.1, whole genome shotgun sequence DNA encodes the following proteins:
- the pid1 gene encoding PTB-containing, cubilin and LRP1-interacting protein isoform X2: MDDLHRESRSLVTYLGKVTISGTQFLSGCTESAVVGLVEQRALAQQQGICTPGNSLLEIRPFQVRLHHLDDHSEASVTMDTYQVARIAYCTADHSVRPNVFAWIYREINDDLSFQMDCHAVECESKLEAKKLAHSMMEAFRKTFHSMRSDGRIHKSGSSDDFAEDSSTPDDLTPDDG; the protein is encoded by the exons ATGGATGACCTTCACAGAGAGAGCCGCTCACTG GTGACCTACCTGGGTAAGGTAACCATCTCTGGCACACAGTTCCTGTCTGGCTGCACAGAGTCAGCAGTGGTTGGTCTAGTGGAACAGCGGGCCTTGGCACAGCAACAGGGCATCTGCACCCCAGGCAACTCTTTGCTGGAGATTCGGCCCTTCCAGGTACGCCTTCACCACCTAGATGACCACAGCGAGGCCTCGGTAACCATGGACACCTACCAGGTGGCCCGGATCGCCTATTGCACAGCCGACCATAGTGTCCGACCCAACGTATTTGCCTGGATCTACAGGGAGATCAACGACGACCTGTCTTTTCAGATGGACTGCCATGCTGTGGAATGTGAGAGTAAGCTGGAGGCCAAGAAGCTAGCGCATTCCATGATGGAGGCTTTCCGCAAGACTTTCCATAGCATGCGCAGTGACGGTCGCATCCACAAGAGTGGCTCGTCGGACGACTTTGCTGAGGACTCGTCCACCCCTGACGACTTGACCCCAGATGACGGTTGA